From the Borreliella afzelii genome, the window AGAGTTCAAAGCAGAAGTTGAAACCGGAATGCCACAAGTAGCCTATAGGGAAACGATTACAGGAAAAGCTGAATTCAACTATACTCACAAAAAGCAATCTGGGGGAGCTGGTCAGTTTGGACGAGTTGCTGGATTTATGGAACCTCTTAATAAAGAAGGAGAAACATACGAATTTGTTAATCTGATAAAAGGAGGAGTAATCCCAACAGAATACATTCCATCATGTGACAAAGGATTCCAAAAAGCAATGGAAAAAGGAACATTAATTGGTTTCCCGATAGTTGATATAAAAATCACCATCAATGATGGCCAATATCACATTGTTGACTCGTCTGACATTGCATTCCAATTAGCAGCAATCGGAGCTTTTAGAGAGGCTTACGAAAAAGCAAAACCTACAATCCTTGAACCAATAATGAAAGTTACCCTTGAAGGACCTACTGAATTCCAAGGGAATATGTTTGGACTTTTAAACCAAAGAAGAGGAATAATAACAGGATCGCTAGAAGATGGAAGCTTTTCAAAAGTTGAAGCTGAGGTGCCTTTAAGCGAAATGTTTGGATTTTCAACAGTCCTTAGATCCTCTACCCAAGGAAAAGCAGAATTCTCAATGGAATTCTTAAAATATGGAAAAGTTCCAAGCGCTATATTTGATGAACTTCGCAAAAAATTTAACGATCAAAACAAATCTTAATAATCTTAGTAATAAATAATAAGGAGGCTTTATTATGATCGATTTAACACAAGAAAAACAAGAAATATTAATAAAAAATAAGTTTTTAGCCAAAGTTTTTGGACTTATGTCAATTGGACTTTTAATCTCAGCAATGTTTGCATATGCAACCTCAGAAAATCAAACAATCAAAGCAATAATATTTTCAAATTCAATGTCATTCATGACTTTAATACTTATACAATTCGGACTTGTATATGCAATAGGTGGTGCTCTTAATAAAATATCAAGCAATACCGCAACAGCTCTTTTCTTACTCTACTCAGCACTAACAGGAGTAACATTATCTTCTATATTTATGATTTATACACAAGGATCAATAGTATTCACATTTGGAATTACTGCTGGAACATTTCTTGGAATGTCTGTTTATGGATATACTACAACAACAGATCTAACAAAAATGGGAAGCTATCTAATAATGGGCTTATGGGGAATCATTATTGCATCTCTTGTTAATATGTTTTTCAGAAGCTCAGGCCTTAATTTCCTTATATCTATCTTAGGTGTAGTCATATTCACAGGACTAACAGCTTATGACGTTCAAAATATTTCTAAAATGGACAAAATGCTACAAGACGATACTGAGATAAAAAATAGAATGGCAGTTGTAGCATCACTTAAGCTTTATTTAGATTTTATAAATTTATTCTTATATCTTCTAAGATTTTTAGGCCAAAGAAGAAACGACTAAAACAATTATAAAAAATCATTTTTATAAAAAATTCAATCAAAAATGAATGCTTTAACTTAAAAGCATTCGTTTTTAGAGGTTCCAATGAGCATAGATAGCTTAGAATTTGAAGAAAGTAATACTCAAAATGTAATAAAAAAAAATTTTGAATTTGAAGGATATATTGAAAGTAATCAACCAATAATAATAGAAGGAAAACTCAAGGGCTTAATAAACTCATCAAACTCAATCTATCTACGGGAAAAAGCCAGTGTTGAAGCTGAAATAAAATGCCAACATTTACTAAATCATGGCAAAATAAAAGGGAATATTGAGGCTTTAAAAACAATTAAAATCTACAAAACCGGCAAATTAATAGGAAACATTAAAACCAAAGAACTTTTTATTGATTCTGGAGCAATATTTAAAGGGAATTGCGAAATGGAGGATTTGGAAGAATGAAATTTTCTTTTCTATTGCAAATAACTTTAATTCTGCTATCCAATTCAAGCTTATTATTCGGACAATCCCAGCTTAAAGAAAAAGAAGACTCCCTCCTTCTCTATAGAGAAGGAAAATTTAAAGAAGCTATTTCAAACACACTAGAAGAGATTCGGTTAAATCCTGGCAACTTAGATGCTAGGACAATATTGATATGGAGCTTAATAGCTATAGGAGAATACAAAAGAGCCGAAAAAGAGGCGATTATTGGTCTTGATATTAAAAAATATGACATAAGAATTATTCAAGCGCTAGGAGAAGCTTATTTTTTCCAAAAAAATTATGAAAATGCATTAAAATACTTTCAAGAATATATTAGCCTTGATTCTAAAGGAGCAAGAATAATAAAAGTTTATAATTTGATTGCAGATTCTTTCTATGAGCTAAAAAGATATAATGAAGCGGATTTTGCATACGAAAATGCATTACGATTTGCTCCTAACAACCAAAATCTATTAATAAAATTAGCAAAATCAAGAATAAATGCAAAAAATAAAATATTAGCAGAAGAAACACTAATTAAACTTCTTGCAATTTCTCCTAATAATCTAGAAGCAAAAAATTTACTAGAAGAATTAAAAAAAAGCACCGGTAAACCTTGACATTCAATTTATAAAAACTTATTCTTATTGTTAGTAAATTAATATAAACCGGGCTGCTAGCTCAAGTGGTAGAGCATCGGACTCTTAATCCGTTGGTTACAGGTTCAAGTCCTGTGCAGCTCAAATTGTTAAATACCCTTTGGTATGAATTATTAATTTTATACCAATTTAACTTGACATTATTGGAAATTAAATATATCATTACTTTCGATGGTCATAAAATGACTTTTGGGCTCATAGCTCAGGTGGTAGAGCAGCGCCCTTTTAAGGCGTTTGTCGTAGGTTCGAGTCCTACTGAGCTCACTTTTGTCCTCTTCGTCTATCGGTCAGGACTCCAGGTTTTCATCCTGGCAAGAGGGGTTCGATTCCCCTAGAGGATGTCTTGTCAAGGAAAAATAATATTTACCCTTCTTACTTTGTCAAAAGTAAGAAGGGTGCTTCAAATAAACTAAGCTATTCGGGTATTAATAATATCTCTGCTCTTTCTTCAAGATTAATTCTCTTAAAAAATTCATTTATCAAATCTTTGCTTAAATTTGTCTCTACAAACTTAACGCCGAAATTATTTTTAAATACTCCATGCCAGGATAATGATTTCGATATATTTGAAATCCAATAACTATTCTTTTCTGAATTTATCTTTGTATTTTTAATATAATTTTTCTTAACATAAGAAAAATCTTTATCATTAAAATCTATTTTTTGCCTTTCAATCATATAGCGATTAATAGAATTTAAAACATTATCCAACTCCTTAGGCTCAGTTGTAAAAAAAATAGAAAAAATACCATCGGAATCTAAATTTTTCCTTGAATTGGAATCAAAAGAAGCTTGAATTGCATAAACACTAGACAATTTTTCTCTAATATTTTTTATAAGACCATCCGTTATAAGATCTGCCAAAGCATTTAAATTTAATGAGGTCTCTGCTAAATAATTAAATTTAAAAGGATAAACCACATAAGCAAAACTAGTTGGATCTTTTCCTTTCCTTACAACGATTTTATTAAAATTTTTACTGTAAGAGTAATCTAAATCTTTATACTCGCTTATTTTTTTAAAGCTAAGATTACCTAAATATTTCTTTGAATAAGCTTTTATTGTCTGAATATCCGAGTCTCCAACAAAAACAAACTTAAAATTATTTGCATAAGTAAACCTTTTCTTGTAAAAAGATAAAATATTTTCTTTTGTAAAATATTGCAAATCACTATCTTTTATATCTTCAAATCTAGGATCATTATTGTTTAAAAATCTACTAATAGCTTTTTTAAAATGATATTTAGAACTATTTTCATTGCTCTTGATTAATGCTTTTATATTATTAATAGCATTTTGCAAAAAAACATCATCGATTTTGGGTTCCTTAAAAGTAAAATATATAAGCTCAAAAAGAGTTTGAAGATCTTTTTTATCTGAACTTCCAGTAATATATGATTCTTGAGCTCCAACACCAACACTTAAAGAAACCGCTTTGTCTGATAAATATTTTTCAATCTGTAATGCAGAATAATCGCCGTATCCTGAGCCAGATACTACTCTAGGCGCAAAAGCTAAAACAGGAATAAGTTTTGAATCTTCATTAATTAAACCACCCCAAGAAGTTGCTCTAAAATCAATTACGCCTTTTTTTTGATCATTATATTTAAAATAAACTTCAACCCCATTTTCAAGAACAAATGATGAAATTCCATTTTCAAATTCATTTTCTCTAATAATATCTTTATCATCTAAAGACTTCTTAAAAAAATCACCTCCAATTGAAGAATTCTCATAAGGCTTAAACTCTCTTTTTAAAGCTATCTTTTGAAAATTATTAATATCTTCAAAAGCCAAAGTAGGATGTACTCTACCATAATAAGAATAAAAAATTGCACAATTTTTCACATCAAACTCTCTTTCTACAAGATTGTTTATTGTCTTCAAATCAATTTTTTTCAAAAATTGAACAGAAAGATCACAATACTCACTCATATCAAATTTGTTAGAACCATTAATAGCAATTTCTATTAAATCTTGAAAAATAACCCATGAATTTGTTTTATTTATATTATTTTTCTTTAGTTCTAAAGATTTAAAAAATTGAGATCTGACTTTTTCAAACTCACCTTGAGTAAATCCAAATTTTCTTATTCTCTCAAGCTCATAAAAAAAGTCTTCTATTCCTTCGTTCAAATAATCTGGATTAAAGTTTAATGAAATCGATCTTGCAACAATAGTATTATTGTCCGATTTAAATGAAAAAAAATCTTCATTTGAAACATTTTTAAAATACTTTACCCCAGCAGTCTTTAATTCAGAAAATCTATTTTCAAAAAGAGCAGCTAATAAAGACCTTTTAATAGCATCTAAAACGTCATCCTTGGTCTTGACAAAGTTAACAATTTCCTTTTTAAAGAACATTAAACTAGGCTCCCCTACTTCTAAATCTTCTAAAAGTAAAAACTTATCTTTAAACTCTAAATCTAAACTTACTTTTACCTCTTTAATTTTATCAGTTGGATTTTCCCAAGAAATAAATTGTTTCTTTATTTTCTCTTCAATTTCTCTAGGATCAATATCTCCTACCACAATAACACTTGCAAGTTCTGGCCTATACCACTTTCTATAAAATCTTTTAAAATCTTCTGGCTGAAAAGATAAAATCTGTTCTTCAAGACCAATAGGATTTCTAGATTCATAAATACTTCCACTTGTCAAAAACTTATACATTTTTTCATAAATCCTGCTAGGATAAGTTTCACCAAGCTTTTTTTCTTCAATAATAATATTGCGCTCCAGATCTATCTCTTCTTTCATGAAACTAATTTGAGAAGCCCAGTTTCTCAAAATATTCAACGATTCATCAATTTCATCTTTATTATTACCATCTGACAAATCAAGTCTATAATAAGTGAAATCGAAACTAGTAGCAGCATTAATATCAGCACCAAATTGCATTCCAAATTTTTTAAGAACATCAACAATAGAATTCCCTGGATAATCTTTTGTACCATTAAAAGCCATATGTTCAAGATAGTGAGCTATGCCCCTCTCATTATCCTCTTCATTAAGAGACCCTACATTAAAGACAATCCCCATATTAACAGCATTCTTTGGGGTTTGATTTTTATAAATATAATAACTCAGTCCATTAACAAGTTTCCCCTTTACCAAACTTTTATCTAACTTCAACTCATTAGAAACACAGGAAAACAAAAAAAATAGAAAAACACTTGTAAATCTAAAATAATTTCTAATTCTTTGAT encodes:
- a CDS encoding Bax inhibitor-1/YccA family protein, with amino-acid sequence MIDLTQEKQEILIKNKFLAKVFGLMSIGLLISAMFAYATSENQTIKAIIFSNSMSFMTLILIQFGLVYAIGGALNKISSNTATALFLLYSALTGVTLSSIFMIYTQGSIVFTFGITAGTFLGMSVYGYTTTTDLTKMGSYLIMGLWGIIIASLVNMFFRSSGLNFLISILGVVIFTGLTAYDVQNISKMDKMLQDDTEIKNRMAVVASLKLYLDFINLFLYLLRFLGQRRND
- a CDS encoding bactofilin family protein; translation: MSIDSLEFEESNTQNVIKKNFEFEGYIESNQPIIIEGKLKGLINSSNSIYLREKASVEAEIKCQHLLNHGKIKGNIEALKTIKIYKTGKLIGNIKTKELFIDSGAIFKGNCEMEDLEE
- a CDS encoding tetratricopeptide repeat protein; translation: MKFSFLLQITLILLSNSSLLFGQSQLKEKEDSLLLYREGKFKEAISNTLEEIRLNPGNLDARTILIWSLIAIGEYKRAEKEAIIGLDIKKYDIRIIQALGEAYFFQKNYENALKYFQEYISLDSKGARIIKVYNLIADSFYELKRYNEADFAYENALRFAPNNQNLLIKLAKSRINAKNKILAEETLIKLLAISPNNLEAKNLLEELKKSTGKP
- a CDS encoding M16 family metallopeptidase encodes the protein MNYQRIRNYFRFTSVFLFFLFSCVSNELKLDKSLVKGKLVNGLSYYIYKNQTPKNAVNMGIVFNVGSLNEEDNERGIAHYLEHMAFNGTKDYPGNSIVDVLKKFGMQFGADINAATSFDFTYYRLDLSDGNNKDEIDESLNILRNWASQISFMKEEIDLERNIIIEEKKLGETYPSRIYEKMYKFLTSGSIYESRNPIGLEEQILSFQPEDFKRFYRKWYRPELASVIVVGDIDPREIEEKIKKQFISWENPTDKIKEVKVSLDLEFKDKFLLLEDLEVGEPSLMFFKKEIVNFVKTKDDVLDAIKRSLLAALFENRFSELKTAGVKYFKNVSNEDFFSFKSDNNTIVARSISLNFNPDYLNEGIEDFFYELERIRKFGFTQGEFEKVRSQFFKSLELKKNNINKTNSWVIFQDLIEIAINGSNKFDMSEYCDLSVQFLKKIDLKTINNLVEREFDVKNCAIFYSYYGRVHPTLAFEDINNFQKIALKREFKPYENSSIGGDFFKKSLDDKDIIRENEFENGISSFVLENGVEVYFKYNDQKKGVIDFRATSWGGLINEDSKLIPVLAFAPRVVSGSGYGDYSALQIEKYLSDKAVSLSVGVGAQESYITGSSDKKDLQTLFELIYFTFKEPKIDDVFLQNAINNIKALIKSNENSSKYHFKKAISRFLNNNDPRFEDIKDSDLQYFTKENILSFYKKRFTYANNFKFVFVGDSDIQTIKAYSKKYLGNLSFKKISEYKDLDYSYSKNFNKIVVRKGKDPTSFAYVVYPFKFNYLAETSLNLNALADLITDGLIKNIREKLSSVYAIQASFDSNSRKNLDSDGIFSIFFTTEPKELDNVLNSINRYMIERQKIDFNDKDFSYVKKNYIKNTKINSEKNSYWISNISKSLSWHGVFKNNFGVKFVETNLSKDLINEFFKRINLEERAEILLIPE